TATGAGACTGTAAGTACAATGTTTAAGGAAATTCATGAGGAGTTATTTCAAATATGCCTTTTGCCTCAGAAATGGTCTCCTAAGTGGGAAAAATATTAGTCACATAAATTCCTCAGTgaggttaaaaataaagctatcatTTACTGGATGTGAGGGAAAAATGTCAATAAAGGGTAACTCTTCTAATGATAGTAAATCTGCAAAGAAACATGGTTCTGAtggcttgttgttttttttgttagcTATTAAGTTTatttaacagaaaaacaaattcagtTGAAGATCATTCATTAAGAGAAGCAGAATTAACAATAATTCATTAAACATTCTTTGAAGATGGTCCTATTTTACTACTATTACCTTCCCCATATCTGAGAGATTCATGAGTAAGTCTTGGAAGAGAGCACGTATTTCTTTTAATTCGGTAAAACATTCAGTCAGATAATAAAACAGgtgctattattttgttttgggttAATGACACGTAAGTTAGACTTTGCCATAAGACTCTGTTCTAATCTCTTATAATTTGGTTTAGAATGTCAAACATTTTGACTGTTTCAACAACCCATTAAGTGCTTTGCAAAATGACAAAACATTCTATATATGACTTAATTAATATCTACTCCAGTTATACACAACACATCATGCTCAAGACCTAGATTTATTCGAAAACATTTAGTCCAATTTATATTAATGCAGAAAAATCACATCTAGTAAACCACAATTGTAGCAGAGACAAAATAATTGTGTTCTGTCATATTTCCACACAAATATAATTTGATATTTAATTAAAGGATGGTAGATCACAAtcacatgtaaataaaatatccTCTCAGTAGTAGTAAGAACCTCTTTTGAGTATGTAGGGTCTTCTGGGTTTATTCTCATACAGCTGCCTTTTCAGAATGTAaggaatttttctctttataacttcttccttttcatttttgtcatttccaGTATCAAGAACCTCTTCCTGAATCAACTGCAAGATAGACCGAATATGAATGAAACATACATGCATAAAGTCTTCCATTTCAGAGTATTTGTCTACCTTTTATCTCATTTGCTATTCAGACAGTAAGATATATGTGGATGAGATGTATGCGGTTCACAACAATTAAGTGTTTTGCCCAAGAACAGGTGGCTATCGAGTGGCTGAGACAGGATGAGAACATGATTTTTCTGATTCTCTGTTCTGTGCTCTTAGTTCATCAGGCCAGCCtttaaaatttgctttctatATTTGTCAAGGCCATATATTAATACctccaaatgaaggaacacaCTTAATATAACTTTgagtattttactttaatttatgGTAGACCAAAAGATGGAAATATATCATAAATCACAACAAATACAAAGTTTTGAATCTAGTAAACCAGGTTTGGCCTCAAAGGTCAATAGAATTTTATATTCAATTAAGTTAATTACTGATTTGACTTGAAAGCCATTCTAAAGATCTATTTCTCAGTCAAAGAGAGAGGAATGCTTGTTCTGCTTACTTGTTCAGCTGTTGTAGAAATTAACATATGTGAAAGCTCTGTTTAAATGGTAAAGATCTTTAGATTGTGCTGCTTAATAGTTAATCATTAAAAGCAAGTTCACATTCAAAAACTCAAGGGAGTTAATCTCTATGTAGAATCTTGTCTAATACCTCATCAAATATGCTGCATTCTAAAATTAGTTCCAAACACTTTTTCCTGATAGTACTGCTCTGATTCAAATGTTCCACTggcataaaatatttaggaactcTTTCCAGAGTCTTGCACATGAtttacacaaaatttttaaaaagatcaacgcTCAAGGTAAGAACCGTATTCGTATCTGTGAATGTCTTCTAAACTTTGGGGTGACTATAACTGATACTGACAGGAGAGTAAGTTtctaatcataacccgtatgcATTGAATCGTATCACAAGTACTTTATTTCAACCCACAGCTGTTCAATttcacagaaggaaaaacagcTACTGTCAGACAATCTAGTTTCTtaatcttttgtttctctgtgcaCATAGTCTGTAATTGTACTACACTCTTAATAatactatcattttattttaaatcactcaacaacatttaaaatagcaaaagtttAAATCTTATGTGTACCTGATTTGTCTGTATTATAGTTTAttgagggtttatttttttttcctggataaaCAGCACATAATTGATATTTCCCTACATTACAATTagtatttttcaagttttattgatgtaatattttaaagagaaaatcattTAGCTGGAATTGGAATTAAGGGATAAACAATCcagcaagaaaaattaaaactagattttttttttaatctggaaaatATCATTTTGTTTACAAGTTAGAATAAACACTAGAAGTTCTgcatttcatttcctcttttccacAGGGTATCATTGTGACAGTGTGTTATAGAGATTGTTATATTAGCAGGAAAGGCATCCTCAGACCCTCAGATCCCCAGTGTTGGTATAAGCCCAGAATATGAAACATGAAGTAAATTTCTCTTAGGGGTTAATCTGAAAGAAATATTTCCCTTGtcgggaaaatttttaaattttcttcttattttttcttaaagcattttcatttctcctttctcttccaaaAATTTCCAAACCAAAGGTGGTGAGTCACCAGCGTAGTATTTAATAGAACTGATTCATCCAGTCCCTTGTGGTAGTTCTGGATAATGAAATTGGGCTGTACTAGCCATAGTGGACCTCGTTTAGCTTCTAAGGATGATTGAAATCCACAATCCACACATTCAATTGAAATAGAAATATGCATATATCCTTATCATTCTGGTTTTATTTGCctaatatattcaaataaaactGGAACCTTTTGTGTTCTGTGTTTGTttataaataaacacacatgACTTATGTGTttctaagaaaacattttgagtttcctaaatttcttaggcatgccaccaccaccaccaaaaactGCCTAACCATGCCATCCACAATAAAAGCATATGTACCAAATCTGCCCTAAGACAGATCCCCCTTTTAAGaccaaagaaaagatattttgctAAACTCCAAATATTTGCAGGACACTTTGAAGATCTGAAGGAATGTTAACCTCAACACATGGTTTATTCTTCCTTAATATTTGTAAGTCTTCCTGTTATGATAATGATCaggattaaaaaaatcagtacaaATGAGAGTTAACTAGTATAACCACAATCATATtcgtattttgtttttgtttacctcCCAGTGTTGAAAGGCCCTGCTGTGACAGATTTTTCGGAGCTGGTAGATTGTCAGCATTGCTTCCAAGCTAAAGCCATCTAAGGTAGTTGGAAATTTCCTTCTTGTAATAAGCTCCTCCTCAGGAAACTCTCCTGTTTCCTCGGCTTGGCTGTTCAGGTTATTTATAAGACTGCACACATTCAGCAGGCTCATTTTCCAAGAGGGAACACTTGCTTTACTGATCTGAAATGTAGAAAGAAATAGTTAATGCAATTAAAATTTGTGTTGTAATagttagaaataaatttctattgtgcTAAGCCATTACCTTTTAAGACCTAATTGTTAGTCTAGCCAAATAAAAACACTGTTATTAATTAGTAACTTCATATCACAAAGTTGAATAGTGTCGATACTTCATATCCTCTATTTGCCAAATGCAATAAAGTtaatacacataaacacacacatacatgagcaaagcaagaaagaaaatagaaattacagtaagtagaaatacataaatatatatgtatatatcacaggtgaaaatattaaaaataccacTCTCTCCTTACTACACTTCAGTTTAGTGTCTAATGGAACAGTGGCCAAGGTGATACTAATAGATTTGGATAATTCAGTAGTGTGAGACCACGAATCTATTCCACACATTAATAGTTGTCACAGGTAGCATCACAGatgatcaatttatttatttgaaaattataatattttctaaaatatcctTTTCTAATAAGATCTTGGCTGAAACCATTATTACCATAATTAACAACTTTCTCATTTGCCAATTTTTGGAGAAGCTAAGTGTGAAATAACTTATAAAACTTAACAAGCATCTCAAAGGGCATAGATGAAGAAAGCATAAATTTTTtctaaagaacataaaaaaagcTTTTTTGAATGACCACAAAGCTGTGATGAGAAGATTCAAAAATATTAGTATCAATTTTATTGGTGTCAATTCTCTCTGATTTATTCTCCAAATGCAATGCAATTCCAAATCAAAGTTCCAATTTGGAAAATATGGGGAGACTGGAAATTTAGAGGAGGGAGTGTAGCAAAACAATTATGAAGTTAATTTGGAAGTATGAATATGTGAGAACTAAGaagacttagaaaaataaaaaggtaatgaGGAAGGACTTACTCtaccagatattaaaatgtatcttaaagctgcagtaatcaaagaGTGAATTAATAGAACAAGCATAAATATAAAACTCAACAAAAGAGAATATAATGTCCAAAATTTTATCCAAGTAAATATGATTGAAAAGCGTATAGCAAACTTTGCATTTGAAGTCCTTGGGACAGTTGGCTATGGGGAAATCTGGATTTAGATCTAGTTATAACTTTTATTGACATATTATAGTCTAACAATATCCAGATGGGTTAAAtatgagtaaaaataaaaatatgtaaatatatagaatttattttataaatttggaaaaatattgttAAGCAAATATCCAAACCAgaatccataaaggaaaagataattttaaatacataaatgtgtAAATTATCTCTCAAAAATTAACAGCCTGAACTAAAATCAAAAGCAAGACATACTGTAAAAGCTGCCACAAAATGTTAATATACTTAACACAGGTGGAGCTCTTCCAAAAGAAACTGGTGAatgccccaattaaaaaaaacaaacaaaaaaaaacacttaaaaagtgTTAAACCTCAGATAAATAATATGAGCAGACAAGTCACAGAATCgctatcaaagaagaaatatggaACAGAAATATGTGGAATGATGTTCAACTTGGCTACTATCAGATCAGAAGACCCTAAAAAGTATAAGTACACTTGATGTACTtatgaggatatggagaaacacACACTTTCTCTTCTAAATATTTGTTGGTCTGAGTATATATTGGTATAATTTCTTGAAAGGTGTTTTGGCAATatgtataaaaattgtaaatgtgCATACCCTTTGATTAAGACTTTACCTTAGGGACATGCAAATCTGTGAGTACAAAAATATTCACTATAATGTTTTCAAACAGTTTGGAAATACATTCAACTATGCCCCTCAAATGTGATTATCAGCCTGTTCTTGAATTTTTCTGCTATGGGAAACTTAGAGGCAGCATGCTCCACTGTGTGGCAGCAACACCTTATGTCTTGCCAATTAATGGGATAGTACAATTTTACATTCGGAAAGCTCTTTAGAGATCATCTGATTGTTTTCCTTAGAACACTTGCTCTGTactcactgtttttaaaaaggagttcCACTGTCAAGTGAATTGGAAAACTTGAGTTTAAAGGAagtttaaaggaaatttaaaggcTTCTTGAGCTTTTTACTTGCAAATATTCATTGTAACTTTTCAACGGTGCTAACATAATATCCAATGCTCCCCAAACTAATTGACCATATAATGCTTTATTCATAAAGTATCTGTCAGGACTTGTGTTGTCTGATTAATTttttggatgaggaaactgagtaaaGCATTTTGTTCTCTTCTGCCAGTTAAAACAGTCACTGCATCACTCACTAGTATATTATTTAATATCACCTTAGCCCCTGTCATACTTTTGAAGCACCGCAGAGAGGGCACTTTTGACCATAGGATGTCTAAATAGACATGTATTTAAGAACATTTCTTATAAGGTTTAAATAGTTCACTCAAGAAAATGACAAAGACTCTGTCTTTGATGAAATCTGAGTTAGGATCCTCCGAGCCCTCTTCTTGACAAGGTCCCAACTTTGGGCTCTGTCCTTGGTCTACTTagtccagttttagcaagaatccttcTGAGTCAAGTTAGCAAAAATGCCCCACCATTGATACCTGATCATCCTAGGATTCTATTGAGTTGTCTAGCAAGAATCCTCCTAGATTTAGGGTTTCCTCAGTAATTTTCCATACAATGATCCACCCCAACCCTGTTCCTTGGCTGTAAATCCACACTTGTCCTTGTTGTGCTTGGAGTTAAGCCTGATCTTTGCAAAACCATAGTTcctcttgaataaagtcttccttgctACCTTTAACAAGTGTcatgaataattttctttaacaataaacattcttatttattaaattattttacgTAAATGTCTATAATAGACCTAAGCCTATAGATAAGAAATTTAGAATATTGTCTTCTCttgcttttaaaatgaggaaaacaagaaTATTTGTGGTTCTTACTTAGCATTATTTGATTAAACTCCTAATACTGAATAAGATTCTGGTCAAATTTTGGTTTCCTTAATTAAATGGGACCTAATCCATATTACTAGTGGTCACTATCTATAATACACTGAAATCAAATGTATTAcaagcatttgaattggtgaatTGGTGAATTCATGGTGAATTCAAGTATTTCAcctaagtaaaaataaagtcatCTGTGGTGGAGCCCTGAAGTTCTTACAGCTGAATACAAAAGGTAAGGGCTAGTAATAAATCCTAGATTCTTATTGttagtacataaatatttattaaactcttACTGTATTCAAGGCATTGAATTTGATCATAGAAAATTACATCATTCCAGCAGCTTTTTGAGAGCCtaaagaaaacatattctttTCTTCAAAGTTCTCTTTCTTAATAAAACTATACCAAAGCACTACCACTGGTAATAAAGAGAATTGTATTGTGAGAACTAATTTCTTTATCTTCCCCTTCTCTTCAAGCTTTGGAATCTCTCTTGGCCTTCTGTTGCTTAAGAGTATTTCTACATTAGTATTTCAATGTCTAaatagttttactttaaaaattgaaattaccTTTAGAGTGGAAAGAAGAAAGCTGAAGCTTTCTGAAGCTTTTAATAATGGAGTTATACCAATATCAAATActattctttcaaaattttagaTACAGTATATTGGTTAAAATGGTCAAAAGTTTAGACTTTTCATTTGCATAGAACACTACACACACCAAAAACTAATTGAATCACAGAGAAATAAATGATAGtagctttataaaaaataagaaatgagctTTATGTTCCCATCCTAGCAGCAAAATTGGGATAATTGTGCTTCTGGGTGCTTCCTCATCATAgtctgtattttacttatttcaagTAAAAAAGGAGGCAATGGGATTCAATTTTTCTTCCATGATCTGTTTTAGAGATATATCCCATGACTGAATGAAAGCGGTATATGTTATTCTGTCTATACTTTGGCTACGTATTTCTCTTAAGAATGAAACTAAACCACTTCATATACTgaaattgtttttcccttgcagcATCTCGGCCAGGGAAGGAATCATAACCTCTACTCCCACATTTTTGCAAAGTAGCTGGCAATCCCCACACCATATcacattttggagattatttaGGACCTTTATTTGTCTACATAAACTTGAAATCATAGAGGTAAAATCTCTACCAAGACACTAAGGCATACTAATCTGTTCCATTTTTCAAAACAGACTTAACTTCACTTGTCTTCCTATTTATGAGTTGAAGCGATTATAGCCATTGCTATTCTGATTGAGTATTAAACAAAGGATCCATTATCTTAAGGTTAAATGTATTTGTTCACTGAGTTTTAATGACTAAATGAAATTTGATCATTCTTGATAGGAAACCCACCAAATTATGGTAGAATTTGGTTTCAATGTGTTCAACTTTTGTAGATCTGGGCAATTGTGGAAATATATAGGTACTTAAATTTTCCCCAAATGCCTTTTAAGGACCATAGTAGAAAACGTCTTTGTTAGCTCTGAGATAACAGTGACCCACATTCTCATACAAACACAGAAATGGCTATTACCCCTTCACACCCACTATTGAACACAATTCTACTTCTATGCTAGGGGTTGTTGCACCTGGAACATGCTCATCCAAttagggaagaggcaggaggagtCCTGAGCATTTACTTTCTTACCACAGTGCCTGTGGAATCCTCAGCATTACAACAGTGATTGCACCGGGTGACTGCCTCACCTCAAGATATGTTTTTCTTTGAGAAACATCTTTTGGTTGGGAACCCTGTTCTCCAACTCTACATTTAGATACACACTGATTAACTCACTCCAGGTAAATCAAGATTGTGTGGTAGTGTGGTAATTGGGTATATTCTAATtgagttttattcctaggtacagGCTGGAATCTAAAAACCTTGCTTTCAAGACCCCAAGAGAGGAATAATAAGGTCCAGTACAAAGTTTCACCTGattcaataaaaaacaataagCAGGTACCAATAACACTTCTGTTATGAGGAGAATTTAAATCCAGGTGTGGACTTAATGTAAATGTCTAGG
This genomic stretch from Phocoena phocoena chromosome 11, mPhoPho1.1, whole genome shotgun sequence harbors:
- the NTS gene encoding neurotensin/neuromedin N, which translates into the protein MMAGMKIQLVCMILLAFSSWSLCSDSEEEMKALEADLLTNMHTSKISKASVPSWKMSLLNVCSLINNLNSQAEETGEFPEEELITRRKFPTTLDGFSLEAMLTIYQLRKICHSRAFQHWELIQEEVLDTGNDKNEKEEVIKRKIPYILKRQLYENKPRRPYILKRGSYYY